The genomic DNA TCAGCACCTTCCCTCGAACGTCGACGAATAAATCACGTTCCTGAAGAAATTCGATGGCGCCGCCGGTGCCGTTCCTATTCTGCCCTGGTCCACCACCGCCTCCCACCGCAGTCAAATAGGGAGAATTGATGATGTCCCGGAGACCTCCGGACGTCTCAGTGAAGATGCCGAATGGCATACGGAAAGTCCCCATCCTGATGATGTTGAGATTGGGCGCCCATGCTTGGACTGGACGCACATCGATATAGGCTTCGCGAAAGATAGTTGCGACGCTCGGAGTTGATGCACCGGACAAGGGGGTGTTGTTCGAGAAACCGGAACTTTGGAACTCCATCAGCATGTGCCAGCGGGGAAGATAGTCACTGAGCTTTCCCCAGAAAATCAGCTCTGCCCGACGGATAGAGAAACTGTCTTGGCTTTGTCCTTCCGGAACATGTGCATTGACGTGCCCATACCGAAATTGCAACGAGTTCAGACCGAAATTGACCTTGTCACGCAGCATCGGAAGCAGTTCCGTTTGACTCTTCCAGTCCTCTAAGTTGTCCAACCGTCGTGTTTGGTCCGCAGCTTTGTATTCCTGCTCTGCACGAATCCGGAGCCACTCATCCTTGGTAATCGTACCTTTTTGGAGGAGAAGATCTTCCAGGGATATCCCGCCCGGTGTGGCCTGGCCAGTCGACGGTTGTTCTTGGTTTCCAGGTCCTGATTCGACCTGTTGGGCAACTACTGTCGGAAGCGGTGATGGACTTCGGTGGGTTGAAGATTCCTGGGCTAATGCAATGGATGCTGCACTACACGCGACAACGAGCATCATATGGACAGTGTATGCCGCACCGTACCGTCCTCTCATACAAATTCCTCCCGAGTGGAAATCCTGTCTGGCCGTTCAAACTCGAACTTAAATCGTTCTTGATAGACGCGTTAGGGATTCATCGGCGGTATTCGTCCGGTGGGCACGCCGAAGGCAATGGTCCTGTTCTCTGCCTGGTTGGCAGGTAAAGGAAACAAACCTGCCTTCAGTATGGTCTCTTCCCCTTCCCGACTCATGATGAAGGTTAAGAATTCCTGGACTGCCTCAGGCAAAGACGTCTTGGGCGACTTGTCGAAGTACAGATACAACCCATGTCGCAATGGATAGGTCTGATCAATGACCGTCTCTCGAGATGGTGATACAAACGGCATCCCTTCCTTCTCCGCAATTGGGACGGCTCGTACATTCGACGCATGCAAGCCCAGTCCGCTGTAGCCTATTCCCATTGGGTCACGATCGATATTGAAGACAACTGACGCCGCTCCATGATGTTCCTGCACGCTCGATTTGAATTCACCGCCGCTAAGCCCGTGTTCTTGAAAAGTGGCCCGAGCTTCTGATCGTCTATCACGGCCATGGAGCTGAATAGGCGCCTCCCTCCAGTTGTCTGCCAACCCAAGTTCTCCCCACTGGGAAATGGCTGTCTTGAATCCTCGTTTCCGCGTGGATGAGAACACGGCATCGACTTGGTCCAGAGTCAGACCAGGCAGCGGGTTCTCCTTGTGCACATACAGCGCGACGGCATCGACGGCCACAGGGACGGTAGTCGGTTCATAGTCATGTTGAGCGACGAATTCTTTCACTTCGGCGTCAGAGAGCTGATGCGTTGTAGCCAGGAGTTGGAAGCTGGATCCCCGATCGTCTATCATCATGATCTTGCCGGTCTTGCTGAGCGGAGGCTGCAGAAACTCGGAAACCGCTTTCGGGCCTCCTTTTTTCAAATCGATGTTCACCTTCGGCTGAAACCTCTGGAAATCAGCACTGAGGCGGGTGAGCAATGGATACAGCGCTTCTGAACTTTGAACTTTGAACGCACCTGCGACCTGCTTCTTCGAGCTATAATGGGCCAATTCTGAATTCGTACCTCCAACGGTGAATGGATCGCTCAGCTCAGCCGACGATGGCTCAGCAAAGCAGACAAGATAAAGAGCGGACTGCACAACAAATCCAAGCGCGATCGTTTTCCCAGATGGTCGTATCATGGGGTTCCTCCCTGGTTAAGGTAACCATTGCTGTCGGCTCCGTTGTAATCGCGCAGGATTGCGAGAGGGTAACCGCAGTATTACAGGAGTGTTAACTTTTCCTTAGTCGCTGATGAGACAAGAACGAGAGAGTGCCGCCACGTCTCACAAAATCCATAGCACTGGCCACACTCGGTCCTCATTAATGGGAAGAGTGGATCAGGAAATGCCTACAGCCCCTACAAACGATGAGAATAATAGAGCTGAGCCTCCACTCTGGTCGATCGGCGTTGCCGTCATCATCATTCTGCTGGCTCCGCTGGTTCTGTATTCCTGGGCGCCAACCGGACCTATACGGGAGGGGGATACTGTGTTCTCAGAGGGGCAACAGCACGTTCAAATTCGTCATACAGCGGCAGGCCGAGAGGCTAAAGACAATACTTGTTTACTTGATCCGAACAGTCCTCTCATAGTCGTTCGCCTGCTCAACATCGACACAGACGGCTCTATCATTGCACATGTCCAGGGCAACCCAGCCGGCGAATGGCCTTTTTGCCCCGTGCATGCCGAGGTACTGCTGAAAACACATCAAGTATTCCAGAAGCCGGCGATCTTTGGGACGGTACGAGAGATTTTGGTGGGATTGTTCAGCCGATGAGTGGGCACGGCTTAAATTTTTAGACGATAAGCAAACTGCTTTCTAAACTTGGCGACTTTTGGACCCACCACAACCTGACAGTAACCTTGGAAGGGATTTCGAACAAAATATTCCTGATGATAGGGCTCCGCCTCATACCATTGCCCAGCCGGGACGACTTGGGTGACGATCGGAGCACTGTACAGCTTCTCTTCAGTTAGGGTTTTGATCAAGGCCTCGGCTGTGCGGAGCTGTGTTGCGTCACAGAAGAAAATCGCCGAACGGTATTGGGTTCCCTTATCGTTTCCTTGCCGATTGGGTGTCGTTGGATCGTGAACGGCAAAAAAGATCTCAAGCAGCTCTTTATAGGTGATCAGCCGAGAATCAAAGGTGATCCGCACGGCTTCGGCATGGCCGGTCTGTCCCCCACACACAGCTTCGTACGTAGGGTGATCGAGGTTGCCACCGATGTACCCAGACTCGACGGACTCCACACCTTTGACCTGATCATACACAGCCTCAAGGCACCAAAAACAGCCGCCTGCAAGAATAGCGACTTCCTTCTCAGGTAAGGTCGCTCGTAGTTCGTCGTCCATTGCGTGATGGGCCAAGCGAATTGTAGGACTCTTTCAGCAGACGAAGACTGGCTACTCCTCTTCTTCTTCCTCAATATCCTCAATCCCTTCGTAACTCATTTCTGGGAATGAGGCCGACGCTTTTTCACAGGCGGTTTCGACCATCTCTTCAGCATCTTCGGCTGAATCGGCATCGACCAAAAACTTCACGGTAATTGCATACCTCTGTTCCACTCCCGACTCCTTTCTCTCTCCTCATGCCGAGATTTTAGATTCAGGCATCGACTATTCCGTACTTTCTGACAGTTACGATAGCCATGTCAACCGTGTTCAGGATAGCATCTGTGGAAATCGCTTAGGCACACAGATGGAACGCAAGGTCGACGCGATCCCGCCGAGCGACTCTTCAAGAAATGCTTACGAGGGTGGAAGTGTGTGTGCTGTAGACCAGGGGAATCTACTCGTCCTGTTCAAGTTCAGAGAGTACCGTCTTGAGCTTCGCAAACTCTTCTGGAGTGATACGCGAAAACGCCACTCCAAAACTCTTGTCATCAATCCAACGCACAGTGGCTTCGTCGATCCGCAACGGCCAACTAAGGCCTGGAATGTGGAGACGGCATTCGAACTTCGCACCTTGCTCCACTTTCATGCCGCTTTCGATTTTACAACCGCCGGCAGATACATCCAAGGTTCGCCCCTGTCCTTCCTGCCTCTGACCCGAAAAGGTGCTGCGAAATTGCGCCGTGAATCTAGGTTGGACACGTCGGTCCTGTGGCCGAGGCTTTGACGGAGTGTGATCGACGGTTTCTGTTTTGAAGAAAGAAGCGAGCTTTTTCAATGTAGATTCTTCCTCACAAGTTTACGATCTGAAAGACGCGATAGATCTTTCGGGGTCAGGAAGGATCCTGTGCTTCACGCGGATGACGTCCGACCATGAAATCCCTTATTTCTTGTTCGTCAGAAGCATGTGGCCGCGGCGATTCTGTTGATAGCAGGCTTCATCCCGATCAAAGCAAAAGGGACGCTCTTTGCCATATGACACGATCGTTAGCTGCTTAGGGTTTACTCCGACTTCCGTAAGGTAGTTCCGAGCAGCTTTGGCGCGTTTGTCGCCTAACACCATGTTGTAGTCGGCGGTGCCTCGCTCGTCACAATGCCCTTCAATTTTCAACAGAGCGCCTGGATGATCCTTCAGATAAACGGCGTCTTGATTGAGTGTTTCCGTGCCGGCATCCGACAGGGTCCACTGATCATAACCAAAGAAAACATCCTGTAAACCCGCCTCTACTGCAGCCGTTTCTTCTTTTGTCAGTTCGGCACGCTGACGTACGCTGAACCCTGACGGCTTCAGCGCCGTCGAATATCCGCTTTGCGTAAGTCGTTCCTCTGGCGCATTACGCGAGAAACCGCTCAATTCACCATTTGAGCCTCCTCTCGACATATTGGGAAGCTTCGAACTTTCGCTCCCGGCTTTCCCTTCACCGTCGGATTGGAGCCACTTCGTGTTACAACCTTGGTTCGACAACAAGGCTAATCCCATCACCGCCACAGCTCCGGACTTCATAATGAGTCGATGCATGCTCCTTCTCCTCCATATGACGTTCCAGCGACTCAATTAATTCATAGAATGCACGATAGTCTGCGATGCTCGCCGGTTCCCTTTCCAAACAAATATAGCACCGCTATTGAAAAGGGATGCTTTAGCAAGAGGGTAGCTGATGAAGGACAGAATGGCTAATAAATTCAAATATTGTTCGAACGACCGGCCGGGAAGGAGGATTCTTGGACTAGATAGAAAAACTAGGAACGAGAAAACACCAAGAGGAGAGGTCAAGCAAGCAACACTGCCGGCTCAAACGGACCAGACCTTGCTCAACGATACCCTTTTCGGTCAGACCAACGGACCGGTTGCAGCACTGTGCCTAAGCCAGCCAACGCACAGATGAACAACAGCATGGCTAGGGCGATAATCAGAAAAAATGCTGCCCTCACGTCGTGCAAAACGGGGATCATGGTACCTCCCTCTTCTTGCTCGATTCATTGACTGCGCCATCCACATTCACAGACCCACGGACTCATTGGATCCGTCTTCTCAAGTGGTCTTCCACAACAGGGACATTGTCTCGTCCAGGCAAACCGCTTCTTCTGTTCAAAGTATACCGCTCCAATCGGCGGATATTTTCTATATCGGCACAACCACTGCACGGCATAACCTCTTTCACGCATAGGGTTACAGTAAATAATATTCCACCACTGATCTATCCAGCTTTAGCGGAATGGTTGATGGAATCCGCAAAATCTTAACCCAGTGGAAATATGTGGAGATAGCGGCACTTGTCTCCTGAACTCGCAGGAATTGAAACTATACCCACGTGATTCGAACACCGGCATCGCAACATGTGGGGAGACTACACAGGCAGATGAACGAAAATCAAGGCAGGAATTGTTCAATGCTGCAACTATACCGCGTACTAAAACAGCGGCTTCTTTCCGCCAGCTTTGATGATGGCGTGGTTAAAGGCTTTCGAAAGGCTGTCTAAGGTTGCCATGTCACAGACGGGGATATACGCCTCCCCCTTTTTTTCTCCCGGTTTGTCTTTTGGGGCGCGATCCTCATACACAAGCTCCTCAAGATTTGTGACGGCCACTTTGCCGGTTTTGAGTTCGTGCATGGTTTTGCCAGGTATTGCGAGAGACGCTAGCCATTCCGTTACACAGGCGCCGCGCGCACAGCGTAGCCGGACTCCAAAAATATTCTCACCTTCTCGCTCCGGGCTCACGTGAGGAGACAAGGCGCTCAAGTCAAACTCCTGAATCATTTCTGCCGGCGATTGGAGTGCGAATATTCCGCTCAACTTCCTCCGTTCATTCAGACGTGTGATAATTTTGAGGGATGACGGAGGCATAATAATCACGTCAACCTTCGCCATTCTATCCATGTGCCAGCGGGATCCGTCCTTAGCCACCATAAGTTGCAAACCACTGTGCATCGTTGCACATGCGTCCCACGTGTCTTTGATGAAGGCCACCGTCTCTTCCAGTGACGGTCCGTCATTGCCAGGCGTGTCGTTTGATGTTGCCCATGCGTTCGACAGACTCGTCATGAGGATAAGGAGGCACATGACCAGCCTCCCCGCTTGCCACTTCGTCATCATGTTGCCCACATTTGGTGTGCGGCGATATCCCTTCGATCGTGATAGCCGTCGGCTTGCCCGACCATTACTCCCTGGTGGTAATTGCAGCGATAGATTGACTCGACAAGTAAGATACCTCCTGCGGGGATAGGATCTTCTTCACATGAAGATCCAGTAGCTTCATTGAACTTGGTGCACCTAGCAGGAATGAGCCTGCAACCTACGGGTTCGAAGTCACCCCCTGACGGAAAGACGGCTTCAGGGATGCGGATATCGTTTGGCATAGCGATCCTCACAGCGTTCTTCCTTGTCCACATCAGCAAGGGCTTCCTGCCCATACATTAGGGTCTGTTAACACTAAGGGTCATTTCATGCGATACTGTGTATATGGAAATCACCGACGCCCAGTATCGCCAAATCGTGCCGTGGTTGCCGAGGCAACGAGGCAACGTGACACTCGACAATCTGCATGTGCTCAACGCCATCCTGTACGTTGCCGAGCAGGGGTGCAAGTGGCGCGGTCTCCCCAAGCGATTCGGCAACTGGCACACCATCTATACCCGCATGAGTCGTTGGTCGAAAAGCGGGGTGCTGGATCGCGTCTTTGCACAGTTACAGCACGCACAGATCATCCGCGTGAAAATCGAAGCCGTCAGCTTGGACAGTACCATCGTCAAGGTCCATCCAGATGGCACGGGGGCGTTAAAAAAAACGGCTCGCAAGCCATTGGTCAGTCCCGCGGCGGATGGACGACCAAGATTCATATGGTTGCCGCGGATGCTCGAACGGCCATAACGTTTGCTCTGTCCCCCGGCCAAGCCCACGATGCACCCGAGGGGCGACAGCTGCTGCAACGCGTCGGTCGCATACCGCGTCCGATACATCTGTTGATGGATCGAGCGTATGAAGGCGATGAGACGCGGCACCTGGCCGTGGAGTTAGGGTATGTACCGGTGGTGCCGCCCAAGTCCAATCGACTCGCGCCATGGGAATACGACCGAGTTCTGTATAAACGACGCAATGAGATCGAACGGCTGTTCCGTCGGCTCAAGGGATTTCGGCGCATCTTCACACGGTTTGAAAAACTCGATGTCATGTTTGTCGCGTTCATCAATTTCGCTCTGATCGTCGATGGCTTGCGTTAGTGTTAACAGGACCTAGTGAAATGGCTACATCCGTGTCGGTATGCGGGAGAAAACTGTGACTTGATATCAGATCGAACGAAGGTGAATGCCCTTGTAAATGGGAGAGATAGGAAATGACACGGAGAATTTCCTCATCGTTGAGTTTAGCGACTTCCTGGATTGGGATCATTCCCGTTGCTGAAATGCCATACTTGATGATCAGATAGAATTGACGCAGGGACTTATCATTCGGTGTGCGGAGATCGGTTGGGGGTGGGGTTACCCTCGCGAGCTGTGAATGGGATACACGATTGATGTTCCCATTTTCATGTTTGCTTGCTCGTTCCTGTTTCTGTCGACCGAACTCATCCGCATGATGAGCCACACATCCGACTAAGAGAATGCTCAATACGGTCATGAATACCGGATCCCGTAATTTATTGAAGAAGAGCATCGTTTCTCCTACGGGAAACGAGAGTTTCCTCACTATCCCACCACCATTTGAATGGTCCGGAAAATAAAAGACCAGACCGTGAAGGAGAATGGCACCATAGGGATGGATAGCAAACGACACAGGCCCCGGTCTACTGGGTCTACTGTTTGGAGGACAGGCTATTGTAAGACTCTGAGTAGGTGAGGCACAAGAAGCTTGTGTGGCCTCGTGGCCGCTTTCATAGACATCGCTACCCGCTTGAGTCGCTTACTACTCATACGGACGGGCATTTAATCACTGGTGGAAATCGAGAGGCAGTAGATCGGCTCGATGAACCGGGAACTCTGTGCTGGGACGGAGTGGGATCTGCGCCCCGCACAACCAACGATGCCGAACGAGACAGGTATATCTGCTAACTCCTTGAATCTCTGGTGCGCCCGGCAGGAATTGAACCTGCGACCTACGGGTTCGAAGCCCGGCGCTCTATCCAACTGAGCTACGGGCGCAGCGGGAATACATGAACCATGTTAGGACGAGACTTGTCAAGGTTGAGAGGTATCGAGCAGCTACAATCGTGCCTGAATTTCATCGGCAACTTGCGTGACAGGCTTTCCATCAGTCTCAATAACATAGTCGGCAGCCGCTTGATACTTCGGTGTGCGTTCATGAAGGACATCTTGAATCTCATCCACGAATGACTTGACTCCCGTAAGAGAAGGACGTTGTGAATCCTGACCGATACGCTGGGTAATCGTACTCACTGAGGCGATCAGCCAGAACAACCTTCCTGTTTCTTTTAATACCTCGACATTTCGTGATCGAAGGATGGCTCCCCCACCCGTATCGACGACCAATCCTGTCCGACCGGCCAGTTCTTGACAGACTCTTGTTTCGAGATCACGGAAATATTCCCACCCATTGGTTTCAACGATCTCGGGAATGCTTTGCCCGACCAATTTCACGATCTCCGCGTCGGTCGACACAAGGACACGTCCAAGTCGAGCCGCCACTATCTTCCCGACAGTGCTCTTTCCCGTCCCACGATAGCCGATAAGTACCACATTCATTGGAAGTGAGATTCCAAGACCATTCGCATCACATCAACCGGAGCAGACTGATTCGTCCAGAGCTCAAATTGAGTGATGGCCTGGTTGAGAAACATCTCCAACCCTGGAATCGTCCTACACCCCGCACGCTTCGCATCTTTCAGCAATCTGGTTTCGAGTGGATTGTAGACGATATCCATGACAGAAAGATCTGCGTGTAGGAGCGAGGCGGGGACACAGCTGGTATCAGCTTTCGGAGCCATACCGACCGGGGTGCAATGAATCAACACCTGCGCGTCGGGAAGAACCCGACGAAGAGTGGATTCATCAAGATGAAGCTCGTCAACCTTCAACGCTGCGTGAGAACGAATATCCTGAGCCAACCCGACTCGTTCGGAGTCGTCAATTCCCAGCAATGTCAATTTTTCCACACCGGATTCAACCGCCAGTGCGAAGGCGATCGCTCTCGCGGCACCTCCAGAACCGAGAACGACAATGCGTCGGCCCTTGAGCTCCACTCCCCCTTCCCTCAACGCCCTTAGAGCTCCTGTGGCGTCCGTGTTGTACCCAGTGAGCTCGCCCTTTTCAGCAACGATCGTGTTGATCGCGCCGATCCGTTGAGCCGTCATCTCCACATGATCGAGAAACGGTATGGCAGCCACCTTGTGAGGAATCGTCACGCTCGCTCCACGGAAGTTTCCGAGTGCGCGAAGCCCTTTGATGGCATCGCCGATCGTCTCTACTTGCCAGGCGAGATAGACAAAGTTGAGCCCCAATTCGCGGAATGCAGCATTGTGGATGGCAGGCGACAATGAATGGCCAACCGGATTGCCGATCACTCCGCAAAACTGTGTTCGTGCATTAATGTCCATTCTTCTCTTCCACCTAGAACGGAGATTGTTACTGCTCGTCTGAAGCAACCTATCCTTTATAAACGGTCATGCCTCCGTCAATCGGAAAGGTCGCCCCAGTAACCCAGGCCGATTCATCAGAGGCCAGATACAAAACCATATTCGCCACTTCTTCCGGCGCTCCCGGACGACGAATCGCATATTGGGCAAGAATGGGTTGAAGCATGTCTGGATCGGCCATCAGGGGAGCTGCCATAGGCGTATCGATTAGGCCAGGATTCACCACATTGCATCGGATCCCTTCCTTCGCATATTCGACCGCCAGCGCACGCGTCAAGGCGTCGAGTGCACCTTTGGATGCCGTATAGGCGGCTGAGCCGGAGAGACCTACTAAACTGGCGATTGACGAAATATTGATGATCGAGCCTCGTCCTTGCCGCAGCATGTGGGGGATGACGGCTCGTGTTATGCGGAACACTCCGGTCACGTTGACGTCGAACATATGCGCCCAGATTGCATCATCGGTTTCGTGGAGCCGTTTTCCAAATTCACCAATTCCCGCATTGTTGACCAGAACGTCGATCCGCCCAAAACCATCGAGGGTTCGACGGACAACATCCTGCACATGGGTTTCATCCGTCACTGAACCAGCAATTCCGAGCACCTTCCCTTTGTTGAGTCGGATGGCACTGGCTACACGATCCAATTCCTGTTGCCGACGTCCCGTGATGACAACCGATGCTCCCTCCTCGACAAAACGTTTCGCGATCGCTTCGCCGATCCCGGCATTGCCTCCCGTCACCACAGTGACCTTGCCCTCTAATCTATTCATACGTTCCGTCCCTCTTCTGCTTCATCCTGTGTGTCTTCTTCGGCGGAAGTTCCTATGTCAGGCATGGGTCCAAGGAGCCCCGGTTCGACCTTACGAGCCACCGTGATAAACCCGGAGTGAGCCACCATGCGATGATCAGGCCGCACGCTCCTCCCGTGCACGGACCACGTTCTCAGCAATGTCTCAAACGTTTCAATCATTCCAAACTCGGCGCTGCGTTCAAGCGCCTCAACCGTTCGCATGACTTGAGGCACTGTGGGAACAAAACTCAGGTAGATCCCGCCGGATCGAAGGGCTTTCATTGCATGCGGTACGACCTGCCATGGCTCCGGCAGATCGAGTACGACGCGATCGAAAGGCATCTGATCGTCCAGTAAATCGATACCCTCATAGGCATTTTTCTTGACGCACATCAAATTAATCGGATTCAGAGAACGAGCAATGTTCGTCTTTGCCGTCTGCGCAAAATCTTCCCGGATTTCGTACGTCACCACCAAGCCGTCGGGCCCCACTGCGCGTAATAGGGCCATGGTTAAGGCTCCTGAACCGGTTCCGGCCTCAAACACTCGAGCACCCGGGTAAATATCAGCCCACATGGGTATGATCGCGAGATCCTTGGGATACAGGACCTGCGCCCCTCGGGGCATTTTGATCACATACTCTCCGAAAGTAGGTCGGAGCGCCATCATCCTCTTGCCGCCGGACAGTGTGACGATGGACCCATCGAGACACCCGATCAGCGCATCGTGCGCGATTTTCTGCCCACTGAACTGGTACGTCTCCCCCGCTTTCAGCGTGAGAGCATACTGTCGCCGTTTTTGATCGACAAGATGGATGCGTTCACCATTGCAAAAGCGAGACATGCCGCGCATTCTAGGAGGTTCCTTTCATTGTTTGCAACCAATCGCCATTCCTTGACAGGGTAACCGGTGGGCCGTAAGATTCTCCATCATTCAACATCTTACGATGCTTAGAGGTGGTAGAAAAACGAGAAGTGTACTTAGTCCTGTTTTCGCCGCGGCGATTGTAGGACCGGGGTTAGCGCTCGGCTTGATTCTCCCAACCTATCCCGCCCACGCCGAAGGAATCGTCGTTGCCAATTATGAGGGGGTCATCAATCCCGTCGCAGCGGAGTATCTCCATGACGCTCTCATGTTTGCGCAGTCATCAGGCGCTCAGGCTCTCATCTTCAAGCTCGACACTCCTGGAGGACTGGATACATCAATGCGGCTCATGATCAAAGATATTACCGGCTCCCCCATCCCGGTGATCGTGTTCGTCGCTCCCTCGGGAGGCCGTGCTGCCTCTGCAGGAGTGTTCATCACGATGGCTGCCCATGTTGCCGCCATGGCGCCGGGTACCAACATAGGAGCAGCACATCCAGTCGCGATGGGCGGTGAGATGGATAACACGATGAAAGAGAAAGTGGAGAACGACGCGGTGGCTTACATCAAAAGCATCGCCGAACAGCATGGGCGCAATGTGTCATGGGCCGAAGATGCCGTTCGAAAGAGCATTTCCTCGACCGAGCAGGAAGCTTTGAAACTGAAAGTCATCGATATGATCGCCGAAGACATCCCCACACTGTTGAAACGTCTGCAAGGGAAAAAGATTGCCGTTCCTAATGGAACAATCACGTTCTCAAGCGAGACCGCAACTCTCCATGAATTCCCGATGGGAACTCGTCTAGAATTACTCAAAATCTTGAGCGATCCCAACATCGCCTATCTGCTGATGTCCATCGGAACCATTGGAATTATGGCTGAACTCTACAGCCCCGGCGCCATCCTGCCCGGTATCATCGGCGCGATCAGCTTGATCTTGGCTTTCTATTCGCTTCAGTCGCTTCCCGTGAACTATGCAGGCGCATCTCTTGTGATATTGGGTGCGGTTTTCCTCTTGCTCGAAATTTCCGTCACCAGCTATGGATTGCTCGCACTTGGCGGATTGGTTGCGATGACGTTGGGCGGTCTGTTGCTCATCAAGAGTGATGCACCCTTTCTGCAAGTATCGCTATCCTTTTTACTGCCGACTGTCATGACGATCGGCGGCTTGATCGGAATCATTGCGTGGACGGCCGTCAAGAGCACTCGTCGCAGACCAATCACTGGGGTGGAAGGGATGATCGGTTCAATCGGAATCGCCAAGACCGACGTCAACCCCCGCGGTCAGATTACGGTCCAGGGAGAGATCTGGGAGGCGGTCAGCCAAACTCCGATTCGGCAGGGAGAGGCTGCGGAGGTGATGTCGGTCGAGGGACTGACCGTGAAGGTGGCCCCCGCTCACAGATAAACGTTCCAAGACAAGGAGCCATTTATGTCATTGCTCATGCCGTTAGTCTTCCTAATCCTCGTGCTCTATGCCAGTTTTAAGCGCGTTATGGAATACGAACGGCTGGTGGTGTTTGTGCTGGGCAAGTTTCAGACCGTGAAAGGACCCGGCATTCGGCTGGTAATCCCGGTCCTTCAGCAGATGGTGCGCGTCAACCTCCAAACTGTGACTATGGAAGTCCCGTCCCAAGATGTCATCACGCGGGACAATATTTCCGTAAAAGTGAACGCCGTTATCTTTCTTAGGGTGGTTGACCCTCAACGGGCCGTGCTGGCAGTCCAGGATTATCTGTATTCCACGTCGCAAGTAGCCCAAACCACCCTGCGCAGCGTGCTTGGCCAGA from Nitrospira sp. includes the following:
- a CDS encoding putative membrane-bound protease — translated: MLRGGRKTRSVLSPVFAAAIVGPGLALGLILPTYPAHAEGIVVANYEGVINPVAAEYLHDALMFAQSSGAQALIFKLDTPGGLDTSMRLMIKDITGSPIPVIVFVAPSGGRAASAGVFITMAAHVAAMAPGTNIGAAHPVAMGGEMDNTMKEKVENDAVAYIKSIAEQHGRNVSWAEDAVRKSISSTEQEALKLKVIDMIAEDIPTLLKRLQGKKIAVPNGTITFSSETATLHEFPMGTRLELLKILSDPNIAYLLMSIGTIGIMAELYSPGAILPGIIGAISLILAFYSLQSLPVNYAGASLVILGAVFLLLEISVTSYGLLALGGLVAMTLGGLLLIKSDAPFLQVSLSFLLPTVMTIGGLIGIIAWTAVKSTRRRPITGVEGMIGSIGIAKTDVNPRGQITVQGEIWEAVSQTPIRQGEAAEVMSVEGLTVKVAPAHR